The Phaenicophaeus curvirostris isolate KB17595 chromosome 15, BPBGC_Pcur_1.0, whole genome shotgun sequence genome window below encodes:
- the P4HA2 gene encoding prolyl 4-hydroxylase subunit alpha-2 isoform X1: protein MKPWLELVLFTCIFLIWHTEAEFFTSIGQMTDLIYAEKDLVRSLKEYIRAEEKKLSQIKSWAEKMDVLTSKSTSDPEGYLAHPVNAYKLVKRLNTDWLELENLVLQDTTNGFIANLTIQRQFFPTEEDETGAAKALMRLQDTYKLDPETLSRGNLPGTKYRSSLTVSDCFGMGKTAYNDGDYYHTVLWMEQALKQHDEGEETTVSKVEILDYLSYAVFQFGDLHRAMELTRRLISLDSTHERAGSNLRYFEKLVEKEREEKEKEKSNKTLTTTEPVVQSGSYERPLDYLPERDIYEALCRGEGVKMTPRRQKRLFCRYHDGNRNPHLLIAPFKEEDEWDSPHIVRYYDVLSDEEIEKIKQLAKPRLARATVRDPKTGVLTVASYRVSKSSWLEEDDDPVVAKVNQRMQQITGLTVKTAELLQVANYGMGGQYEPHFDFSRKDEPDAFKRLGTGNRVATFLNYMSDVEAGGATVFPDFGAAIWPKKGTAVFWYNLFRSGEGDYRTRHAACPVLVGCKWVSNKWFHERGNEFLRPCGRTEVD, encoded by the exons ATGAAACCCTGGCTGGAATTGGTGCTCTTTACCTGTATTTTCTTAATCTGGCACACAGAAGCGGAGTTCTTCACCTCCATAG GTCAAATGACAGACCTGATTTATGCGGAGAAAGACTTGGTACGGTCTTTAAAGGAATACATCCGAGCAGAAGAGAAGAAGCTCTCTCAGATCAAAAG CTGGGCTGAAAAAATGGATGTCCTGACTAGCAAATCCACCTCTGATCCAGAAGGGTATCTGGCACATCCTGTAAATGCATATAAGCTGGTGAAGCGTTTAAATACTGACTGGCTTGAACTGGAAAACCTGGTTCTTCAGGATACAACAAACG GCTTTATTGCAAATCTTACAATTCAGCGTCAGTTTTTTCCAACCGAAGAAGATGAGACTGGAGCTGCGAAGGCTCTGATGCGCCTGCAGGACACGTACAAACTGGATCCCGAAACTCTCTCTCGAGGCAATTTGCCAG GTACAAAATATAGATCCTCTTTGACAGTAAGTGACTGCTTTGGTATGGGGAAGACTGCCTACAATGATGGAGACTACTATCACACAGTACTCTGGATGGAACAAGCCTTAAAACAACATGATGAGGGTGAGGAAACAACAGTCAGCAAAGTGGAGATCCTGGATTATCTCAGCTATGCTGTTTTCCAGTTTGGGGATTTACACAGAGCCATGGAGCTTACCAGACGCCTCATCTCCCTTG ACAGTACTCATGAGAGAGCAGGCAGTAACCTGCGGTACTTTGAGAAGTTggtggagaaggagagagaggagaaggagaaagagaagtcaAACAAGACCTTGACAACAACAGAGCCAGTGGTGCAGAGTGGTTCCTATGAGAGGCCTCTTGACTATTTGCCGGAGCGTGACATCTATGAGGCCCTGTGCAGAGGTGAAGGGGTGAAAATG acACCTCGAAGGCAGAAAAGGCTGTTTTGTAGGTACCATGATGGAAATAGAAACCCTCATCTGCTCATAGCTCCCTTTAAGGAAGAAGATGAGTGGGATAGCCCTCATATTGTACGGTACTATGATGTCCTGTCTGATGAAGAAATTGAGAAAATTAAACAACTAGCAAAGCCAAGG CTGGCACGAGCTACAGTACGTGATCCCAAAACTGGTGTCCTTACAGTGGCTAGCTACAGGGTATCAAAAAG CTCGTGGTTGGAGGAAGATGATGATCCTGTCGTGGCCAAGGTGAATCAGCGTATGCAGCAGATCACAGGGTTAACGGTGAAAACAGCTGAACTGTTGCAG GTTGCCAACTATGGAATGGGAGGGCAGTATGAGCCACACTTTGATTTTTCTAGG AAAGATGAGCCAGATGCTTTCAAGCGGTTAGGGACGGGAAATCGCGTGGCCACTTTTTTAAACTAT ATGAGTGATGTAGAAGCTGGAGGAGCTACAGTTTTCCCAGACTTCGGAGCAGCGATATGGCCCAAGAAG GGAACGGCAGTGTTTTGGTACAATCTTTTCAGGAGTGGCGAGGGTGACTATAGAACAAGGCATGCAGCTTGCCCAGTACTAGTAGGGTGTAAATGGG TTTCAAACAAATGGTTTCACGAAAGAGGAAATGAGTTCTTAAGACCTTGTGGGAGAACAGAGGTTGACTGA
- the P4HA2 gene encoding prolyl 4-hydroxylase subunit alpha-2 isoform X3 yields MKPWLELVLFTCIFLIWHTEAEFFTSIGQMTDLIYAEKDLVRSLKEYIRAEEKKLSQIKSWAEKMDVLTSKSTSDPEGYLAHPVNAYKLVKRLNTDWLELENLVLQDTTNGFIANLTIQRQFFPTEEDETGAAKALMRLQDTYKLDPETLSRGNLPGTKYRSSLTVSDCFGMGKTAYNDGDYYHTVLWMEQALKQHDEGEETTVSKVEILDYLSYAVFQFGDLHRAMELTRRLISLDSTHERAGSNLRYFEKLVEKEREEKEKEKSNKTLTTTEPVVQSGSYERPLDYLPERDIYEALCRGEGVKMTPRRQKRLFCRYHDGNRNPHLLIAPFKEEDEWDSPHIVRYYDVLSDEEIEKIKQLAKPRLARATVRDPKTGVLTVASYRVSKSSWLEEDDDPVVAKVNQRMQQITGLTVKTAELLQVANYGMGGQYEPHFDFSRRPFDSTLKSEGNRLATFLNYKDEPDAFKRLGTGNRVATFLNYMSDVEAGGATVFPDFGAAIWPKKGTAVFWYNLFRSGEGDYRTRHAACPVLVGCKWVSNKWFHERGNEFLRPCGRTEVD; encoded by the exons ATGAAACCCTGGCTGGAATTGGTGCTCTTTACCTGTATTTTCTTAATCTGGCACACAGAAGCGGAGTTCTTCACCTCCATAG GTCAAATGACAGACCTGATTTATGCGGAGAAAGACTTGGTACGGTCTTTAAAGGAATACATCCGAGCAGAAGAGAAGAAGCTCTCTCAGATCAAAAG CTGGGCTGAAAAAATGGATGTCCTGACTAGCAAATCCACCTCTGATCCAGAAGGGTATCTGGCACATCCTGTAAATGCATATAAGCTGGTGAAGCGTTTAAATACTGACTGGCTTGAACTGGAAAACCTGGTTCTTCAGGATACAACAAACG GCTTTATTGCAAATCTTACAATTCAGCGTCAGTTTTTTCCAACCGAAGAAGATGAGACTGGAGCTGCGAAGGCTCTGATGCGCCTGCAGGACACGTACAAACTGGATCCCGAAACTCTCTCTCGAGGCAATTTGCCAG GTACAAAATATAGATCCTCTTTGACAGTAAGTGACTGCTTTGGTATGGGGAAGACTGCCTACAATGATGGAGACTACTATCACACAGTACTCTGGATGGAACAAGCCTTAAAACAACATGATGAGGGTGAGGAAACAACAGTCAGCAAAGTGGAGATCCTGGATTATCTCAGCTATGCTGTTTTCCAGTTTGGGGATTTACACAGAGCCATGGAGCTTACCAGACGCCTCATCTCCCTTG ACAGTACTCATGAGAGAGCAGGCAGTAACCTGCGGTACTTTGAGAAGTTggtggagaaggagagagaggagaaggagaaagagaagtcaAACAAGACCTTGACAACAACAGAGCCAGTGGTGCAGAGTGGTTCCTATGAGAGGCCTCTTGACTATTTGCCGGAGCGTGACATCTATGAGGCCCTGTGCAGAGGTGAAGGGGTGAAAATG acACCTCGAAGGCAGAAAAGGCTGTTTTGTAGGTACCATGATGGAAATAGAAACCCTCATCTGCTCATAGCTCCCTTTAAGGAAGAAGATGAGTGGGATAGCCCTCATATTGTACGGTACTATGATGTCCTGTCTGATGAAGAAATTGAGAAAATTAAACAACTAGCAAAGCCAAGG CTGGCACGAGCTACAGTACGTGATCCCAAAACTGGTGTCCTTACAGTGGCTAGCTACAGGGTATCAAAAAG CTCGTGGTTGGAGGAAGATGATGATCCTGTCGTGGCCAAGGTGAATCAGCGTATGCAGCAGATCACAGGGTTAACGGTGAAAACAGCTGAACTGTTGCAG GTTGCCAACTATGGAATGGGAGGGCAGTATGAGCCACACTTTGATTTTTCTAGG CGACCCTTTGACAGCACACTCAAATCGGAAGGAAATAGGCTAGCGACGTTTCTTAACTAT AAAGATGAGCCAGATGCTTTCAAGCGGTTAGGGACGGGAAATCGCGTGGCCACTTTTTTAAACTAT ATGAGTGATGTAGAAGCTGGAGGAGCTACAGTTTTCCCAGACTTCGGAGCAGCGATATGGCCCAAGAAG GGAACGGCAGTGTTTTGGTACAATCTTTTCAGGAGTGGCGAGGGTGACTATAGAACAAGGCATGCAGCTTGCCCAGTACTAGTAGGGTGTAAATGGG TTTCAAACAAATGGTTTCACGAAAGAGGAAATGAGTTCTTAAGACCTTGTGGGAGAACAGAGGTTGACTGA
- the P4HA2 gene encoding prolyl 4-hydroxylase subunit alpha-2 isoform X2 codes for MKPWLELVLFTCIFLIWHTEAEFFTSIGQMTDLIYAEKDLVRSLKEYIRAEEKKLSQIKSWAEKMDVLTSKSTSDPEGYLAHPVNAYKLVKRLNTDWLELENLVLQDTTNGFIANLTIQRQFFPTEEDETGAAKALMRLQDTYKLDPETLSRGNLPGTKYRSSLTVSDCFGMGKTAYNDGDYYHTVLWMEQALKQHDEGEETTVSKVEILDYLSYAVFQFGDLHRAMELTRRLISLDSTHERAGSNLRYFEKLVEKEREEKEKEKSNKTLTTTEPVVQSGSYERPLDYLPERDIYEALCRGEGVKMTPRRQKRLFCRYHDGNRNPHLLIAPFKEEDEWDSPHIVRYYDVLSDEEIEKIKQLAKPRLARATVRDPKTGVLTVASYRVSKSSWLEEDDDPVVAKVNQRMQQITGLTVKTAELLQVANYGMGGQYEPHFDFSRRPFDSTLKSEGNRLATFLNYMSDVEAGGATVFPDFGAAIWPKKGTAVFWYNLFRSGEGDYRTRHAACPVLVGCKWVSNKWFHERGNEFLRPCGRTEVD; via the exons ATGAAACCCTGGCTGGAATTGGTGCTCTTTACCTGTATTTTCTTAATCTGGCACACAGAAGCGGAGTTCTTCACCTCCATAG GTCAAATGACAGACCTGATTTATGCGGAGAAAGACTTGGTACGGTCTTTAAAGGAATACATCCGAGCAGAAGAGAAGAAGCTCTCTCAGATCAAAAG CTGGGCTGAAAAAATGGATGTCCTGACTAGCAAATCCACCTCTGATCCAGAAGGGTATCTGGCACATCCTGTAAATGCATATAAGCTGGTGAAGCGTTTAAATACTGACTGGCTTGAACTGGAAAACCTGGTTCTTCAGGATACAACAAACG GCTTTATTGCAAATCTTACAATTCAGCGTCAGTTTTTTCCAACCGAAGAAGATGAGACTGGAGCTGCGAAGGCTCTGATGCGCCTGCAGGACACGTACAAACTGGATCCCGAAACTCTCTCTCGAGGCAATTTGCCAG GTACAAAATATAGATCCTCTTTGACAGTAAGTGACTGCTTTGGTATGGGGAAGACTGCCTACAATGATGGAGACTACTATCACACAGTACTCTGGATGGAACAAGCCTTAAAACAACATGATGAGGGTGAGGAAACAACAGTCAGCAAAGTGGAGATCCTGGATTATCTCAGCTATGCTGTTTTCCAGTTTGGGGATTTACACAGAGCCATGGAGCTTACCAGACGCCTCATCTCCCTTG ACAGTACTCATGAGAGAGCAGGCAGTAACCTGCGGTACTTTGAGAAGTTggtggagaaggagagagaggagaaggagaaagagaagtcaAACAAGACCTTGACAACAACAGAGCCAGTGGTGCAGAGTGGTTCCTATGAGAGGCCTCTTGACTATTTGCCGGAGCGTGACATCTATGAGGCCCTGTGCAGAGGTGAAGGGGTGAAAATG acACCTCGAAGGCAGAAAAGGCTGTTTTGTAGGTACCATGATGGAAATAGAAACCCTCATCTGCTCATAGCTCCCTTTAAGGAAGAAGATGAGTGGGATAGCCCTCATATTGTACGGTACTATGATGTCCTGTCTGATGAAGAAATTGAGAAAATTAAACAACTAGCAAAGCCAAGG CTGGCACGAGCTACAGTACGTGATCCCAAAACTGGTGTCCTTACAGTGGCTAGCTACAGGGTATCAAAAAG CTCGTGGTTGGAGGAAGATGATGATCCTGTCGTGGCCAAGGTGAATCAGCGTATGCAGCAGATCACAGGGTTAACGGTGAAAACAGCTGAACTGTTGCAG GTTGCCAACTATGGAATGGGAGGGCAGTATGAGCCACACTTTGATTTTTCTAGG CGACCCTTTGACAGCACACTCAAATCGGAAGGAAATAGGCTAGCGACGTTTCTTAACTAT ATGAGTGATGTAGAAGCTGGAGGAGCTACAGTTTTCCCAGACTTCGGAGCAGCGATATGGCCCAAGAAG GGAACGGCAGTGTTTTGGTACAATCTTTTCAGGAGTGGCGAGGGTGACTATAGAACAAGGCATGCAGCTTGCCCAGTACTAGTAGGGTGTAAATGGG TTTCAAACAAATGGTTTCACGAAAGAGGAAATGAGTTCTTAAGACCTTGTGGGAGAACAGAGGTTGACTGA